One window from the genome of Natrialba magadii ATCC 43099 encodes:
- a CDS encoding cobalamin-independent synthase MetE, protein MTEYVSTTPGLFPLPDWAKDDLSDLKGHQKHDLISGDEGGEITAAYEDAREEVIGVQQDAGLDRISEGQLRWDDMLAHPLAVNDAVETRGIVRYYDNNNFYREPVVNADLEASGDVATELETAAELAGDDALQAVLPGPYSLADLATDEHYGDEAAFLGAIADFLEAEAEAFPDVETLFLLEPSLVENAPEDGVDERASEAIDQVAGAVDADVVVQPYWGALEEKVYAHLLDADVDAVGFDFVANQEDNLYNIQEYGATDDVSLGLADGQNTLVEEPEAIRDRVDWVYDQIPVSEFETVYLTTNTETFYLPYAKFEEKLAALAAAAELAEVKAT, encoded by the coding sequence ATGACTGAGTACGTTTCGACCACACCGGGACTCTTTCCGCTCCCGGACTGGGCGAAAGACGACCTCTCCGACCTGAAGGGCCACCAGAAACACGACCTCATCAGCGGCGACGAGGGCGGTGAAATCACCGCCGCCTACGAGGACGCCCGTGAGGAAGTGATCGGGGTTCAGCAGGACGCCGGCCTCGACCGCATCAGCGAGGGCCAACTGCGCTGGGACGACATGCTCGCCCACCCGCTGGCCGTCAACGACGCCGTCGAAACGCGCGGCATCGTCCGCTACTACGACAACAACAACTTCTATCGAGAGCCCGTCGTCAACGCCGACCTGGAGGCCTCCGGTGACGTGGCGACCGAACTCGAGACGGCCGCCGAACTCGCAGGCGACGATGCCCTGCAGGCCGTCCTCCCCGGCCCATACTCGCTCGCCGATCTGGCGACCGACGAACACTACGGTGACGAGGCCGCGTTCCTCGGCGCGATCGCCGACTTCCTCGAGGCGGAGGCCGAGGCCTTCCCTGATGTCGAGACGCTGTTCCTGCTCGAGCCATCGCTCGTCGAGAACGCGCCCGAAGACGGCGTCGACGAACGCGCAAGCGAAGCGATCGACCAGGTCGCCGGCGCGGTCGATGCCGACGTGGTCGTCCAGCCATACTGGGGTGCACTCGAGGAGAAGGTCTACGCACACCTGCTCGATGCCGACGTCGACGCGGTTGGCTTCGACTTCGTCGCGAACCAGGAGGACAACCTCTACAACATCCAGGAGTACGGTGCGACGGATGACGTTTCCCTCGGCCTCGCCGACGGGCAGAACACGCTCGTCGAAGAGCCCGAAGCGATCCGCGACCGCGTGGATTGGGTATACGACCAGATCCCCGTCTCCGAGTTCGAGACGGTGTACCTGACGACGAACACCGAGACGTTCTACCTGCCGTACGCGAAGTTCGAGGAGAAACTCGCCGCCCTTGCTGCGGCCGCAGAACTCGCCGAGGTGAAAGCCACATGA
- a CDS encoding DUF7385 family protein has translation MPDRRATQETARIDLENGFTMHDYRTKLKLLKDSGTTRTLENREGLLCPACGREFDRLFVTEEETTTFETPAERPFCLARTDEKLLLCTH, from the coding sequence ATGCCGGATCGACGAGCCACGCAAGAGACGGCCCGGATCGACCTCGAGAACGGCTTTACGATGCACGACTACCGAACGAAGCTCAAACTCCTGAAGGACTCGGGAACGACACGGACACTCGAGAACCGGGAGGGTCTGCTATGTCCAGCCTGTGGCCGCGAGTTCGATCGGCTATTCGTTACCGAGGAGGAGACCACAACGTTCGAGACGCCGGCAGAGCGGCCGTTCTGTCTCGCCAGAACTGACGAGAAGTTGCTTCTGTGTACTCACTGA
- a CDS encoding HD domain-containing protein gives MKIIKDSVHDHISVDGVARDLVDTPAVQRLRRIAQLGTVSLVYPSANHTRFEHSLGVYHIACEALDHLGVDGKQADRVQAAAMLHDVGHGPFSHNLESLTYRRTGRYHDDVHSLLADGEVGDVLRDHDIDPDAVADLVAGEGRFGQLVSGELDVDRMDYLVRDAHHTGVPYGTIDHGRLIRELVFVDDELVLDEGNVQAAESLLVARALMNPTVYSHSVARISKAMLRRASERLLESPDTDVDAATLQRMDDYDLIVALRSCESTQEFSRRYDQRDLFKRAVWAEIDDVPGGVIEAEHEAIREFEQDIAARADVDPSSVILDVPSRPSMTESSSRVMVNGDIRRLEQQSPLVEALRAAQYSQWRLGVYSPPELQEQVGHAAVDVLGLDIDGALVSEVRDGLDTTLDQFAE, from the coding sequence ATGAAGATCATCAAGGACAGCGTCCACGACCACATCTCCGTGGACGGCGTCGCCCGGGATCTCGTCGACACCCCTGCCGTCCAGCGACTTCGGCGGATCGCCCAACTGGGCACTGTCTCACTCGTCTACCCCTCCGCAAATCACACCCGCTTCGAACACAGCCTCGGCGTCTACCACATCGCCTGTGAGGCCCTCGATCACCTCGGCGTCGACGGAAAGCAGGCCGATCGCGTCCAGGCCGCAGCCATGCTGCACGATGTCGGTCACGGCCCGTTCAGCCACAACCTCGAATCGCTGACCTACCGCCGGACCGGCCGCTACCACGACGACGTCCACAGCCTCCTCGCGGACGGCGAAGTCGGCGACGTCCTGCGCGACCACGACATCGATCCAGACGCCGTCGCCGACCTCGTCGCCGGCGAGGGCCGCTTTGGCCAACTCGTCTCCGGCGAACTCGACGTCGACCGCATGGACTACCTCGTACGCGACGCCCACCACACCGGCGTCCCCTACGGCACCATCGACCACGGCCGGCTGATCCGCGAACTCGTCTTCGTCGACGACGAACTCGTCCTCGACGAGGGCAACGTCCAGGCCGCCGAGAGCTTGCTCGTCGCCCGCGCACTGATGAACCCAACCGTCTACAGCCACAGCGTCGCCCGGATCAGCAAGGCGATGCTCCGGCGTGCCAGCGAGCGGCTACTCGAGTCCCCTGATACCGACGTCGACGCAGCAACGTTGCAGCGGATGGACGACTACGACCTGATCGTCGCACTGCGCTCGTGTGAGTCGACCCAGGAGTTTTCCCGGCGCTACGACCAGCGGGACCTGTTCAAGCGGGCCGTCTGGGCCGAAATCGACGACGTGCCGGGCGGTGTCATCGAAGCCGAACACGAGGCAATCCGCGAGTTCGAGCAGGATATCGCTGCACGAGCGGACGTTGATCCGTCGAGTGTCATCCTCGATGTGCCGAGTCGGCCGTCGATGACTGAGTCGTCCTCGCGCGTGATGGTGAACGGGGACATTCGCCGACTCGAGCAGCAGTCCCCGCTGGTCGAGGCGCTGCGGGCGGCGCAGTACTCCCAGTGGCGACTGGGCGTCTACTCGCCGCCGGAACTGCAAGAGCAGGTCGGCCACGCCGCAGTCGACGTGCTGGGCCTCGATATCGACGGCGCGCTGGTCAGCGAGGTTCGGGACGGGCTGGATACGACGCTGGATCAGTTCGCGGAGTAG
- a CDS encoding 16S ribosomal RNA methyltransferase A, protein MRDPDGLIARAGVRGDPNRDQHFLVDDRVLDRLPTYLTDIDADTSHVLEIGGGTGVLTDRLLETIGADDQLTVVERDPPLAEFLQEEFSDAIDAGRLTVIEGDALEVDLPEFTSSVSNLPYGVSSEITFRLLPEQRPLVLMFQQEFAERMVAEPNTSEYGRLSVSTQHYADAELVESIPKEAFSPPPAVQSAVVRLVPREPEYDVENEAFFLRFVKALFTQRRKTIRNGIRNTAHISGLQKPDAVVDAADDEVLQKRAGAMAPAEFAALAELASEVGEPEA, encoded by the coding sequence ATGAGAGACCCAGACGGACTGATCGCCCGCGCGGGCGTCCGGGGCGATCCGAACCGCGATCAACACTTTCTCGTCGACGATCGCGTCCTCGACCGCCTGCCGACCTATCTGACCGATATCGACGCCGATACGAGCCACGTCCTCGAAATCGGCGGCGGCACCGGCGTGCTGACCGACCGACTACTCGAGACGATCGGCGCGGATGACCAGCTCACCGTCGTCGAGCGAGATCCACCGCTCGCCGAGTTCCTGCAGGAAGAGTTCAGCGATGCGATCGACGCGGGTCGCCTGACGGTGATCGAGGGCGACGCACTCGAGGTCGACCTGCCCGAGTTTACGTCCTCGGTGTCGAATCTGCCCTACGGCGTCTCGAGTGAGATCACGTTCCGGCTGCTACCCGAACAGCGTCCGCTCGTGTTGATGTTCCAGCAGGAGTTCGCCGAGCGGATGGTTGCCGAGCCCAACACGTCGGAGTACGGCCGGCTGTCGGTGTCAACCCAGCACTACGCCGACGCCGAACTCGTCGAGTCGATTCCGAAGGAGGCGTTCTCGCCGCCGCCAGCGGTCCAGAGTGCGGTGGTTCGACTGGTTCCGCGGGAGCCGGAGTACGACGTAGAGAACGAGGCGTTCTTCCTCCGGTTCGTCAAGGCGCTGTTCACGCAGCGGCGCAAGACGATCCGCAACGGGATTCGGAACACGGCCCACATTTCGGGGCTCCAGAAGCCAGATGCAGTTGTCGATGCGGCTGACGACGAGGTTCTGCAAAAGCGCGCCGGTGCGATGGCACCGGCTGAGTTCGCTGCGCTCGCGGAACTCGCAAGCGAGGTCGGCGAGCCGGAGGCGTAA
- a CDS encoding HemK2/MTQ2 family protein methyltransferase, with amino-acid sequence MDLREQRGMETEVYQPAEDSELLAEAACSQLSKRGREGPDATILEVGTGSGYVANRVADETGARVIASDLNPHAVRQARSEGSEESSEKGTGRSGAVETVRADLVSPFADDTFDAVLFNPPYLPTEPENEWDDWMEHALSGGEDGRAVIDPFLASVGRVLAPDGVVYLLVSSLTGVDEVVERAGEEGFSAVAIADESFPFETLTVLELHY; translated from the coding sequence ATGGATCTACGAGAGCAACGCGGTATGGAGACGGAGGTGTACCAGCCCGCAGAGGATTCGGAACTCCTCGCCGAGGCGGCGTGTTCCCAACTCAGCAAACGCGGACGCGAGGGACCCGACGCGACGATTCTCGAGGTCGGCACCGGTTCGGGCTACGTCGCTAACCGCGTCGCCGACGAAACGGGCGCGCGCGTGATCGCATCGGATCTGAACCCACACGCCGTCCGGCAGGCGCGGAGCGAGGGCAGCGAGGAGAGCAGCGAGAAGGGGACGGGCAGGAGCGGGGCCGTCGAGACCGTGCGCGCCGACCTCGTCTCACCGTTCGCCGACGACACCTTCGACGCCGTGCTGTTCAACCCGCCGTACCTGCCGACCGAACCCGAAAACGAGTGGGACGACTGGATGGAACACGCCCTGTCGGGTGGCGAAGACGGCCGCGCCGTCATCGATCCGTTCCTCGCCTCCGTCGGCCGCGTGCTCGCCCCCGATGGCGTCGTCTACCTGCTCGTCAGTAGCCTCACCGGTGTCGACGAAGTGGTCGAACGCGCCGGCGAGGAAGGCTTCAGCGCCGTCGCCATCGCCGACGAGTCGTTCCCCTTCGAGACGCTGACGGTACTCGAGTTACACTACTGA
- a CDS encoding outer membrane protein assembly factor BamB family protein — protein MPSTRRSLLASALVGSAALAGCLSRVRSPSPSEPPVAGVDELPDPGNHILGANGSWSSVGCNAANTRVVADGEAPVEGVTERWRIETTQTTYHEPIVADEIIYLFESQQRLRALDTADGDELWTFEDARAPPLVRNGVAYVPSSSAMYALDATTGEQVWDQSFDEPGRVTAPATDAGDELRFGAGETLVALESDTGEELWRRELFGQIHDHAAFYRGYGTVVATEAGMLCVVGDSGTGFRRWQLPAAPMAPPSVDSNTIYVSCRDGMTYALTDDAGHADDIYWSADTGWTERGIAVADGFVFLAGRGSLSALETDTGSAHWEYDIGDWRHTAPAYGRETVFVGGDALYALDPTPGEVLSDGPAVRFRREFGGRVGPGPVLDDGVLYVVAEVDEQEFALLALE, from the coding sequence ATGCCCTCCACACGTCGCTCCCTGCTGGCGAGTGCACTCGTTGGTAGTGCCGCCCTCGCCGGCTGTCTATCGCGTGTCCGGTCACCGTCGCCCAGCGAGCCGCCGGTCGCTGGTGTCGACGAACTCCCCGACCCCGGAAACCACATTCTCGGTGCGAACGGCTCGTGGTCGAGCGTCGGCTGTAACGCGGCCAACACTCGTGTGGTAGCCGACGGCGAGGCACCGGTCGAGGGTGTGACCGAACGCTGGCGTATCGAAACCACACAGACGACCTATCACGAACCTATCGTCGCCGACGAAATCATCTATTTGTTCGAGTCACAACAGCGGCTTCGTGCGCTGGACACAGCCGATGGCGACGAACTCTGGACGTTCGAGGACGCCAGAGCACCACCGCTGGTCCGCAACGGTGTCGCGTACGTCCCGTCATCGAGTGCGATGTACGCGCTCGACGCGACCACCGGCGAACAGGTGTGGGACCAGTCGTTCGACGAGCCAGGACGCGTGACGGCACCGGCGACCGACGCTGGGGACGAACTGCGCTTCGGTGCAGGCGAGACGCTCGTCGCACTCGAGTCCGACACCGGCGAGGAACTGTGGCGACGCGAGTTGTTCGGGCAGATTCACGACCACGCTGCGTTCTACCGAGGGTATGGAACCGTCGTCGCGACGGAAGCGGGAATGCTCTGCGTCGTTGGCGACAGCGGCACTGGATTCCGCCGGTGGCAACTCCCCGCCGCACCGATGGCACCACCAAGCGTCGACTCGAACACGATCTATGTCAGTTGCCGGGATGGGATGACCTACGCGCTGACCGACGATGCCGGCCACGCGGACGACATCTACTGGTCGGCAGACACCGGCTGGACGGAACGCGGCATCGCTGTCGCGGACGGCTTCGTCTTCCTTGCGGGGAGAGGGTCGCTCTCCGCACTCGAAACCGACACCGGCTCGGCCCACTGGGAGTACGACATCGGCGACTGGCGACACACCGCGCCCGCGTACGGCCGTGAGACAGTGTTCGTCGGTGGTGACGCGCTGTACGCGCTCGATCCGACACCTGGCGAGGTTCTCTCGGACGGCCCCGCGGTCCGGTTCCGTCGAGAGTTCGGCGGTCGCGTCGGCCCCGGTCCTGTCCTCGACGACGGCGTGCTCTACGTCGTCGCCGAAGTCGACGAACAGGAGTTTGCACTGCTTGCACTCGAGTAG
- a CDS encoding Gfo/Idh/MocA family protein, with protein sequence MSLDVGVLGYRFMGKAHANAMARLPMFFPDAPEIERSVLVGRDEDSLREAADQLGFDSVSTDWEAVIDNVDAFYNLGPNHVHPEPSIAALESGTPVFCEKPLAPTLEDAERMAEAAADAGESVPAGTAFNYRFVPAIQYAKGVLESGELGEIRHVRGSYLQDWLVDPEAAWSWRNDAEMAGAGALGDLGSHTVDLVRFLVGDDDLAGDIERASGHLQTFVDERPVEGGGDGDDDGNETRPVTVDDAYAAHLEFENGAMGTLEATRYATGHKNDHTIEIHGSKGSLRFSLERLNELEVLREGDRGYETILVTDEDDPYVDHWWPPGHVLGWEHTFVHENYEFLSAVAEGREFSPSFADGLAAQRVLTAIQESDERGEWVTIGQ encoded by the coding sequence ATGAGCCTCGACGTCGGCGTTCTCGGCTATCGATTCATGGGAAAAGCACACGCAAACGCGATGGCGCGCCTGCCAATGTTCTTCCCGGACGCGCCCGAGATCGAACGCTCCGTCCTGGTCGGCCGCGACGAGGACAGTCTGCGCGAAGCCGCCGACCAACTCGGCTTCGATTCCGTTTCGACGGATTGGGAAGCCGTCATTGACAACGTCGACGCCTTCTACAATCTCGGCCCGAATCACGTCCACCCCGAGCCATCGATCGCCGCACTCGAGTCCGGCACGCCAGTGTTCTGCGAGAAGCCACTTGCACCGACGCTCGAGGATGCCGAGCGGATGGCCGAAGCAGCGGCCGACGCCGGCGAAAGCGTCCCTGCTGGTACCGCGTTCAACTACCGATTCGTGCCGGCGATCCAGTACGCGAAGGGGGTACTCGAGTCGGGCGAGCTCGGCGAGATTCGGCACGTCCGCGGCAGCTACCTACAGGACTGGCTCGTCGACCCCGAGGCAGCCTGGTCGTGGCGCAACGACGCGGAGATGGCGGGTGCGGGCGCGCTCGGTGACCTCGGCTCGCATACGGTCGATCTGGTGCGGTTCCTCGTGGGTGACGACGACCTCGCGGGTGATATCGAGCGGGCGAGTGGACATCTACAGACGTTCGTCGACGAGCGGCCGGTAGAGGGGGGCGGCGACGGAGACGACGACGGCAACGAAACCCGACCCGTCACCGTCGACGACGCCTACGCCGCCCATCTCGAGTTCGAAAACGGTGCGATGGGGACACTCGAGGCGACCCGCTACGCGACGGGACACAAGAACGATCACACGATCGAGATTCACGGCTCGAAGGGGAGTCTGCGCTTCTCGCTCGAACGGCTGAACGAACTCGAGGTGCTGCGCGAGGGCGACCGCGGCTACGAGACGATTCTCGTCACGGACGAGGACGACCCGTACGTCGACCATTGGTGGCCGCCGGGCCACGTCCTCGGCTGGGAGCACACGTTCGTTCACGAGAACTACGAGTTCCTGAGCGCTGTTGCGGAGGGTCGCGAATTCAGCCCAAGCTTTGCCGACGGACTGGCCGCCCAGCGCGTCCTGACGGCGATCCAGGAGAGCGACGAGCGCGGGGAGTGGGTCACGATCGGGCAATAG
- a CDS encoding response regulator has product MTAADSPIDILLIEPNPGDSRLFTESFQDASLTNTIHTVTDGESALDFVNQREPYADEPTPDLILLEPQLPRTTGFEVLAELKGEPALCEIPVVVLTSSSTGERIVKSHDIEADYYLQKPVSADEFLEFVQSVEEFWLTIVQEPAESSESAESPGSPESAEVEPAQEQRTE; this is encoded by the coding sequence ATGACGGCCGCAGACAGTCCGATCGACATCTTACTCATCGAGCCGAACCCTGGTGACTCTCGTCTCTTCACGGAATCGTTCCAGGATGCCAGTTTGACTAATACGATTCATACGGTCACGGATGGCGAGTCTGCGCTCGATTTCGTCAACCAGCGCGAGCCCTACGCGGACGAGCCGACACCCGATCTAATCCTCCTCGAACCGCAGTTGCCCCGAACAACCGGCTTCGAAGTGCTCGCGGAGTTGAAGGGCGAACCAGCACTGTGTGAGATACCTGTCGTCGTCCTGACCAGCTCGAGTACGGGTGAAAGAATCGTCAAGTCACACGATATCGAGGCGGACTACTATCTCCAGAAGCCGGTCTCCGCGGACGAGTTTCTCGAGTTCGTCCAGTCGGTTGAGGAGTTCTGGCTGACGATTGTACAGGAGCCAGCAGAGTCATCAGAGTCAGCGGAGTCGCCAGGATCACCGGAGTCGGCGGAAGTGGAGCCAGCACAAGAGCAGCGAACAGAGTAG
- a CDS encoding Lrp/AsnC family transcriptional regulator produces MVEAYVMITAAAGTARTVAETISELDEVSRARIIAGEFDIIAEVEAASNQELLSVVTEDIQSIENVGHTRTCIVLE; encoded by the coding sequence ATGGTTGAGGCGTACGTGATGATTACGGCTGCCGCCGGAACCGCCCGTACAGTCGCCGAGACGATCTCCGAACTGGATGAGGTCAGCCGTGCACGCATCATTGCCGGTGAGTTCGATATTATCGCCGAGGTCGAAGCAGCGTCGAACCAGGAACTGTTGTCGGTGGTCACGGAAGACATCCAATCTATCGAAAACGTCGGCCACACGCGGACGTGCATCGTTCTAGAATAA
- a CDS encoding RNA polymerase Rpb4 family protein, whose amino-acid sequence MTIFKEIVDEEFLTVSETKGLLADIEADRALDEERELPYELARAIDHVNQFTVLEPDDAQDLVTDLQEIEKVDEPTAYKIANLLPRNRSELRSVYAQQRYSLSGEELDDILNVVAKYA is encoded by the coding sequence ATGACGATCTTCAAAGAGATCGTCGACGAGGAGTTCCTGACGGTCTCGGAGACGAAGGGGCTGCTCGCCGACATCGAAGCCGACCGCGCACTGGACGAGGAGCGGGAACTGCCGTACGAACTCGCGCGAGCGATCGATCACGTCAACCAGTTCACCGTTCTCGAACCCGACGACGCACAGGACCTCGTCACCGATCTGCAGGAGATCGAGAAAGTCGACGAACCAACGGCGTACAAGATCGCTAACCTGCTGCCGCGCAACCGAAGCGAACTTCGTTCGGTCTACGCACAGCAGCGCTACTCCCTCTCGGGCGAGGAACTCGACGACATCCTCAACGTTGTCGCGAAGTACGCCTGA
- a CDS encoding mechanosensitive ion channel family protein encodes MDVGITGFDWLAETFQATELRVVVTVAAAGLLVAVLLTYRRLQAWISNRSRPLYGDIASTVVLIGTCVLSLAIVLGVWGQTDEIYELSDRLDLSGAVVAQAIVSFILIVGSFIVTRFVKRVLDEVLGSASAVTDHQREITHRVSQVIIWSVALVMILGIWVDDLGGLLVGAGFLGIVVGMAAQQVLGTVLAGFVLMFARPFEIGDWIEVEDNQGIVTDISIVNTRIRSFDGEYIMIPNDVISSSMVTNRSKRGRLRVEIDVGVDYDADIERAAELAEETVDDLEQSLSAPGPQVITKQLGDSSVVLGVRLWIDKPSARRYMQTQTAAINAIKEAFDEEGIGIPYPQRELSSRPDTEVPLAGVGATPDGTSSTDEENSGTEYQMTEPEDH; translated from the coding sequence ATGGATGTCGGGATAACGGGGTTCGATTGGCTCGCAGAGACGTTCCAGGCGACCGAACTCAGGGTCGTCGTTACCGTCGCAGCCGCCGGGTTACTGGTCGCGGTGTTGCTCACCTACAGGCGATTACAGGCCTGGATTAGCAACCGCAGCCGGCCGCTGTACGGTGATATCGCCTCGACGGTCGTGTTGATCGGAACCTGTGTCCTCTCGCTCGCGATCGTCCTCGGCGTCTGGGGGCAGACGGACGAAATATACGAACTCTCGGACCGGCTCGATCTGAGCGGCGCAGTCGTCGCACAGGCGATCGTCTCGTTCATCCTGATCGTCGGTTCGTTCATCGTCACGCGATTCGTCAAGCGCGTGCTGGACGAGGTGCTCGGCTCCGCGTCGGCCGTGACGGACCACCAGCGCGAGATCACCCACCGCGTCTCGCAGGTCATCATCTGGTCGGTCGCGCTCGTGATGATCCTCGGCATCTGGGTCGACGACCTCGGCGGCCTCCTCGTCGGTGCCGGCTTCCTCGGCATCGTCGTTGGGATGGCCGCCCAACAGGTCCTCGGTACCGTCCTCGCCGGCTTCGTCCTGATGTTCGCCCGCCCGTTCGAGATCGGCGACTGGATCGAAGTCGAGGACAACCAGGGAATAGTCACCGACATCTCGATCGTCAATACGCGCATCCGTTCCTTCGACGGCGAGTACATTATGATCCCCAACGACGTCATCTCCTCGAGTATGGTGACGAATCGCTCGAAGCGCGGACGGCTTCGCGTCGAAATCGATGTCGGCGTGGATTATGACGCAGATATCGAGCGCGCCGCGGAACTCGCCGAGGAGACTGTCGACGACCTCGAACAGTCACTCTCCGCACCGGGACCACAGGTCATCACCAAACAACTCGGTGACTCCTCGGTCGTGCTTGGCGTCCGCCTCTGGATCGACAAGCCAAGCGCCAGGCGGTACATGCAGACCCAGACAGCCGCGATCAACGCGATCAAGGAGGCGTTCGACGAGGAAGGAATCGGCATCCCGTACCCACAGCGCGAACTCTCGAGTCGACCCGACACGGAGGTGCCCCTCGCGGGCGTCGGCGCAACACCGGATGGCACCTCGTCGACGGACGAGGAGAACAGCGGCACGGAGTACCAGATGACCGAACCGGAGGACCACTGA
- a CDS encoding DUF655 domain-containing protein, whose protein sequence is MSEVDSDGTDVRRAVVLDYLAHGLSDDGRPQYAKSPAGYALGTTAFQLYEVAFDEDERLTIGSEVVVEPASERDIVTESNRVEYEDLSSGAQSELEYVVADLVEEDEQRFVDFYNDAQPITLRLHQLNLLPGIGKKLRNGILDERKRKPFESFEELSERVSGLHDPDEIIVERIIQELRDEDLKYQTFVGRREQEQNQ, encoded by the coding sequence ATGAGCGAAGTCGATAGCGATGGGACGGACGTTCGGCGCGCGGTCGTGTTGGACTACCTCGCACATGGCCTCTCCGATGACGGCCGACCGCAGTACGCGAAGTCACCCGCAGGCTACGCCCTCGGCACGACGGCGTTCCAACTCTACGAAGTCGCCTTCGACGAGGACGAGCGCCTCACTATCGGCAGCGAGGTCGTCGTCGAACCCGCGTCCGAACGCGACATCGTCACCGAGAGCAACCGCGTCGAGTACGAAGACCTCTCCTCGGGTGCCCAGTCTGAACTCGAGTACGTCGTCGCAGACCTCGTCGAGGAGGACGAACAGCGCTTCGTCGACTTCTATAACGACGCCCAGCCGATCACGCTGCGGCTCCATCAGCTCAATCTGCTCCCGGGAATTGGGAAGAAACTCCGAAACGGGATTCTCGACGAGCGAAAGCGAAAGCCGTTCGAGAGCTTCGAGGAGCTTTCGGAACGCGTCTCCGGTCTCCACGATCCGGACGAGATTATCGTCGAGCGTATTATTCAGGAGTTGCGCGACGAGGATCTGAAGTACCAGACGTTCGTCGGGCGGCGTGAGCAAGAACAGAATCAATAG
- a CDS encoding methionine synthase yields the protein MSANEDTPVTVNENKDQFRPEDHEHDHFLLTTVVGSYPKPKWLNRAKELYQDPDHEFDEDDWQEAKDDAARLITAEHERAGLDAVVDGEMRRTEMVEFFAHRIEGYEFNGPVKVWGHNYFDKPSVVSEVEYDESWLVDEYEFTADATDRPVKVPITGPYTLANWSFNEAYEDDEALTYDLADLVNEEIEKLVEAGARYIQIDEPALATTPDDHAIVGEALERIVADIPEEVRIGLHVCYGDYSRIYPEILEFPVDEFDLELANGDYEQLDVFKDPEFSKDLALGVTDAHVAEVESVEQIEENILKGLEVVPPEQLVVSPDCGVKLLPREVAYGKMANMVEAARNVEADLDAGNIDIERGAPAPADD from the coding sequence ATGAGCGCAAACGAGGACACACCCGTGACAGTCAACGAGAACAAAGACCAGTTCCGACCGGAGGACCACGAGCACGACCACTTCCTGCTGACGACCGTCGTCGGCAGCTATCCGAAGCCAAAGTGGCTGAACCGCGCGAAGGAACTCTACCAGGACCCTGACCACGAGTTCGACGAGGACGACTGGCAGGAAGCGAAAGACGACGCCGCCCGCCTCATCACGGCCGAGCACGAACGTGCCGGCCTCGACGCTGTCGTCGACGGTGAGATGCGCCGCACTGAAATGGTCGAGTTCTTCGCGCACCGAATCGAGGGCTACGAGTTCAACGGCCCGGTCAAGGTTTGGGGCCACAACTACTTCGACAAGCCCTCCGTCGTGAGCGAAGTCGAGTACGACGAGAGCTGGCTGGTCGATGAGTACGAGTTCACCGCGGACGCAACCGACCGCCCGGTGAAGGTTCCGATTACGGGTCCCTACACGCTCGCCAACTGGTCGTTCAACGAGGCCTACGAGGACGACGAGGCACTCACCTACGACCTCGCGGATCTCGTCAACGAAGAGATCGAGAAGCTCGTCGAGGCCGGCGCGCGCTACATCCAGATCGACGAGCCGGCGCTCGCGACGACGCCGGACGACCACGCCATCGTTGGCGAGGCGTTAGAACGCATCGTCGCCGACATCCCCGAGGAGGTCCGCATCGGCCTCCACGTCTGTTACGGCGACTACTCGCGTATCTACCCCGAAATTCTGGAGTTCCCCGTCGACGAGTTCGACCTCGAACTCGCAAACGGCGACTACGAACAGCTCGATGTCTTCAAAGACCCCGAGTTCTCGAAGGACCTCGCACTCGGCGTCACGGACGCCCACGTCGCCGAAGTTGAGTCCGTCGAGCAGATCGAGGAGAACATTTTGAAGGGGCTGGAGGTCGTCCCACCGGAACAGCTCGTCGTCTCGCCGGACTGTGGTGTGAAGCTGCTTCCCCGTGAGGTCGCCTACGGCAAGATGGCGAACATGGTCGAAGCCGCCCGCAACGTCGAGGCAGACCTCGACGCGGGCAACATCGATATCGAACGCGGCGCACCCGCACCGGCCGACGACTGA